TCGTTATTTATCTGCCTGGGTACTTTTCTATCAAACTCATAAAGAGAAAAATATAGATTGCCTTTTTCATCTTCGTCCATTGAAGTTATACATTTACCTTTTAATACTGTTTCAGTATCATTAAAACTTATTGCTTTTCCTGATTCATCAATCATAGTGGAACCACTAAAAGTGCCAATCCAAATTCTGTTTTTAGAATCCCGTTTGGCAAACGTAACTCTGTTTGAGGGAAGTTCTTTAACTTTATCTTGGTTTATAATAGACCAATTATCCTTCTTATAAATAATGAGACCTTTGTCAGTGCAAAAGAAAACCTCTCCAGTTTCTGGGTTGTTGATAATTTCATACGCACCATCGATTCCAATAATTTTGGGATCATGCTTTACCCAGCTTTTATCATCATAGCTATATATGTTCTTATCAACATAAACCCATTTAACATTGTTATTGTCAGTTCCAATAGATCGATAGAAACTAAGGCCTTTTTGCCCTGCATTATAAAAAGTCTTTCCGTCAAATGTTACCAGATCGTCACCAGCAGTTAACCAAAGTAGTCCATTTTTATCGATAGTAATGTTATCATTAGTATTGTCTGGCAAATTTGAATTATCCGACTTCCAAACTGTAATCTTATAATTCTTTAAATTTTCATTTTTGTAAACATAATTCTTGTTATATATCTCCGGACTATTTGGGCGGTCAAATGATTTTTTGAAAGCAGCTATATTAACCCTTTCTATTTTTCCTGATATTTGATTTACCTTTCTGGAGAAAACGAAGGTTTCATTAATGGAGAAAATAAGGTTAATAGATGTTCTTCCTTCCTTTTTATTTGCGGTAACTGCAGGGGTCCATTTATTAAAATTATTTAATTGTTTGATAATTTGTTGTGTAATTGGATTATTAGATTGGTCTGTATGGCTCAATACACATCCCCGACCGTTAGAATCAATTAAAACCTGAAATTTAATAGCTCCATTAATGCCAGTAAGATTTAACGATTTATTTAATTTCTCTTGTAATTCAGCAAAACCCGCTTCATTATAAGAAGCCTTAACATCTCCGCAATCAAGGCAAAATCTATCTGTTTTACAGTTTTCTAATTTTACTGGGAAGAGGTTTTGTGCTTGAACTCTTAAGGAAAAAACAGTTACAATCAGTATAAGTATATATTTAAGCATCAGGTGTGCTCTTAAGTATGGAGCGATCATTTTTTGTGAGTTATAGACAAATATATAAAACTTTTAAACTTATGTTATATGGGATAAAAGGATCCGTAAATTTCCAATGTTTCTATTTCCTTCTAAAAAGTATTATCTTCAAAGCCTTAAACAATCTGATGAAAAACGCATTCTCCGCAATTACTGTTTTACTGGCATTTAGCTTACCACTTGTTGTGAATGCCCAGCTTGACCTCAGCTCTCTTGTCGAAACAAACCGCCTCCCTGAAGGGATGCCAAAGATTGTTAAATGGCTGGACATCGGTATGTCTAAGGTCAATATATCGGGACTTCAAAAATCCGATTCTCAAAGGGGCGACCAGAAATTCTTAAGCTTCCAAAAAACCGGAGCACTCCCTTTGACCACAAATTTTCCCTTAACAGGTATTACCCTTTCTCAATCTGGAACTCCAAGCTTAAATTTTCCCAGGATCGGGAAGTCTAAAACCATTTCATTAACCTACTCTTATGAAATGCAGGCTTATTTTGCCTACTCCCCTGACAGATTCGTTTATAACGACAGGCAATATGCATTCATTTTGGCCTGCAACGTAATGCGCCTTGATGACACCCAAATACTGGCCCAGACTTTCAACTTTCTACTCGAAGGAAATTCTAATCAAAA
This is a stretch of genomic DNA from Candidatus Pedobacter colombiensis. It encodes these proteins:
- a CDS encoding two-component regulator propeller domain-containing protein gives rise to the protein MIAPYLRAHLMLKYILILIVTVFSLRVQAQNLFPVKLENCKTDRFCLDCGDVKASYNEAGFAELQEKLNKSLNLTGINGAIKFQVLIDSNGRGCVLSHTDQSNNPITQQIIKQLNNFNKWTPAVTANKKEGRTSINLIFSINETFVFSRKVNQISGKIERVNIAAFKKSFDRPNSPEIYNKNYVYKNENLKNYKITVWKSDNSNLPDNTNDNITIDKNGLLWLTAGDDLVTFDGKTFYNAGQKGLSFYRSIGTDNNNVKWVYVDKNIYSYDDKSWVKHDPKIIGIDGAYEIINNPETGEVFFCTDKGLIIYKKDNWSIINQDKVKELPSNRVTFAKRDSKNRIWIGTFSGSTMIDESGKAISFNDTETVLKGKCITSMDEDEKGNLYFSLYEFDRKVPRQINNDEGIAIRYIDGSIKQFTTSNSGMPFNHTTKVLYDRKEKVLWISTDRAGLVRYDLNDGWENYHSNNSTISTSYISSMTFDKEGNLYLATRQGLVKLERR